The proteins below are encoded in one region of Microbispora sp. NBC_01189:
- the pknB gene encoding Stk1 family PASTA domain-containing Ser/Thr kinase, translated as MTQPRLLGGRYELDGVVGRGGMAEVYRARDIRLDRVVAIKTLRSDLARDHTFQARFRREAQSAASLNHPSIIAVYDTGEDMMDNTPVPYIVMEFVDGRTLRDLLRADRRLMPERASELVDGILRALDYSHRGGIVHRDIKPANIMLTVSGEVKVMDFGIARAMADSAATMTQTAQVIGTAQYLSPEQARGERVDARSDIYSTGCVLYELLTGQPPFTGDSPVAIAYQHVREDPIPPSRIDPEIPQWADAIVLKAMAKDPVHRYQSATEMRGDLQRAMSGMPVDPQTMAAATQQYNSYGAPDRTRTMTTAGAAAQGTRAIPQYDYGPEERGGRYDGRRRGGGGNTALKTAAWILIPLLVIGAMIGVGYAFLGGGGSSTADKVAIPQVTNQTKAAAKQALEGKGFKVQFGPDEFNADVPKGSVISTEPAEGEEADLGSTVTVIVSKGEEKISIPDVTGLAPDEARAKLVEMGLKASVVAKVSRQPQGKVFETDPKAGEEVEKGSLVKLYVPKEMMEVPSVVGLTLADATKAIKDAGFRVKTTQRPSDVVPQGNVIDQSPQPGAKLNPDTTITLTVSSGPQQTQQPTQPPVDNTPTDEPTDDGGVDLGDGGDPFGNG; from the coding sequence ATGACTCAGCCACGACTACTCGGCGGACGCTACGAGCTCGACGGCGTCGTGGGGCGTGGCGGCATGGCCGAGGTCTACCGCGCCCGGGACATCCGGCTGGACCGTGTCGTCGCCATCAAGACGCTCCGCTCCGACCTCGCCAGGGACCACACGTTCCAGGCGCGCTTCCGGCGCGAGGCGCAGTCGGCCGCCTCGCTCAACCATCCGTCGATCATCGCCGTGTACGACACCGGCGAGGACATGATGGACAACACGCCCGTGCCGTACATCGTCATGGAGTTCGTCGACGGACGGACGCTGCGCGACCTGCTGCGCGCCGACCGGCGGCTGATGCCCGAGCGGGCCTCGGAGCTCGTCGACGGCATCCTGCGGGCACTCGACTACAGCCACCGGGGCGGCATCGTCCACCGGGACATCAAACCGGCCAACATCATGTTGACGGTCAGCGGCGAGGTCAAGGTCATGGACTTCGGCATCGCCCGGGCCATGGCCGACTCCGCGGCCACGATGACCCAGACCGCGCAGGTGATCGGCACCGCGCAGTACCTCTCCCCCGAGCAGGCCCGCGGCGAGCGCGTCGACGCCCGCAGCGACATCTACTCGACCGGCTGCGTGCTGTACGAACTGCTCACCGGCCAGCCGCCCTTCACGGGCGACTCCCCCGTCGCCATCGCCTACCAGCACGTGCGGGAGGACCCCATCCCGCCGTCGCGGATCGACCCCGAGATCCCCCAGTGGGCCGACGCGATCGTGCTGAAGGCCATGGCCAAGGACCCGGTCCACCGCTACCAGAGCGCCACCGAGATGCGCGGCGACCTCCAGCGGGCGATGTCCGGCATGCCCGTCGACCCGCAGACGATGGCGGCGGCCACCCAGCAGTACAACTCGTACGGCGCGCCGGACCGCACCCGGACGATGACCACGGCGGGCGCCGCCGCCCAGGGCACCCGCGCGATCCCCCAGTACGACTACGGCCCCGAGGAACGCGGCGGCCGGTACGACGGGCGGCGGCGCGGCGGCGGCGGCAACACCGCGCTGAAGACGGCCGCCTGGATCCTGATCCCCCTCCTGGTGATCGGCGCGATGATCGGGGTCGGCTACGCCTTCCTGGGCGGCGGCGGCTCGTCCACGGCCGACAAGGTCGCCATCCCGCAGGTGACCAACCAGACGAAGGCCGCGGCCAAGCAGGCGCTGGAGGGGAAGGGCTTCAAGGTCCAGTTCGGGCCCGACGAGTTCAACGCCGACGTGCCCAAGGGCTCCGTCATCAGCACCGAGCCCGCCGAGGGCGAGGAGGCCGACCTCGGCTCCACGGTCACCGTCATCGTGTCGAAGGGCGAGGAGAAGATCTCCATCCCCGACGTGACCGGCCTGGCGCCGGACGAGGCCCGGGCGAAGCTCGTGGAGATGGGCCTCAAGGCCAGCGTCGTGGCGAAGGTCTCCAGGCAGCCACAGGGCAAGGTATTCGAGACCGACCCGAAGGCGGGCGAGGAGGTCGAGAAGGGCTCCCTCGTCAAGCTGTACGTGCCCAAGGAGATGATGGAGGTGCCGAGCGTCGTCGGCCTCACGCTGGCGGACGCCACGAAGGCGATCAAGGACGCCGGCTTCAGGGTCAAGACCACCCAGCGGCCGAGCGACGTGGTGCCGCAGGGCAACGTGATCGACCAGTCACCGCAGCCGGGGGCCAAGCTCAACCCCGACACCACGATC
- a CDS encoding DUF3662 and FHA domain-containing protein — translation MGVLQRFERRLEGMVEGAFARAFKSDLQPVEVASAVQREMDERAAIVAQGRTLVPNDFVVELSTTDSERLEVYADSISHELATLAREYAKEQGYSFVGPVRVRFETADDLAVGLFRIRSGVIRGATVEQDEIRQPPSDLPASRPSAFQGRPRLLVSTQDDPQGQRSYELTTPVTLLGRGTDCDLRLVDPGVSRHHAELRVEGPQVALVDLGSTNGTFVNGQPVRRVEMQDGTRVTLGRTTLVFRRD, via the coding sequence ATGGGAGTCCTTCAGCGCTTCGAGCGCAGGCTCGAAGGGATGGTTGAAGGGGCCTTCGCGAGGGCGTTCAAGTCCGACCTCCAGCCGGTCGAGGTTGCCAGCGCCGTGCAGAGGGAGATGGACGAGCGCGCCGCGATCGTCGCTCAGGGTCGCACGCTCGTGCCGAACGACTTCGTGGTGGAACTGTCGACGACCGACAGCGAGCGCCTGGAGGTGTACGCCGACAGCATCAGCCACGAGCTCGCCACGCTGGCCCGGGAGTACGCCAAGGAGCAGGGCTACTCGTTCGTCGGGCCGGTGCGGGTGCGCTTCGAGACCGCCGACGACCTCGCGGTCGGGCTGTTCCGCATCCGGTCGGGCGTGATCCGTGGCGCCACGGTCGAGCAGGACGAGATTCGGCAGCCCCCGAGTGACCTGCCCGCCAGCCGGCCCAGCGCGTTCCAGGGCCGGCCCCGGCTGCTGGTCTCGACCCAGGACGACCCTCAGGGGCAGCGCTCGTACGAGCTGACCACCCCGGTGACGTTGCTGGGGCGCGGAACCGATTGTGATCTACGACTGGTGGATCCCGGCGTATCGCGGCATCATGCCGAGCTACGGGTGGAAGGCCCACAGGTCGCGCTCGTGGACCTGGGGTCGACCAACGGCACCTTCGTCAACGGCCAGCCGGTCCGCAGGGTCGAGATGCAGGACGGTACGAGGGTGACCCTCGGCCGCACGACACTGGTGTTCCGGCGCGATTAG
- a CDS encoding serine/threonine-protein kinase, which yields MTETVLGGRYRLTSPIAAGGMGEVWRADDELLGREVAIKLLGRHVAGDATFRERFRSEARITAALTDHGIAQVFDYGETDDVAYLVMELVKGEPLSAVLARSGALGTEVMLDVVEQTAGGLHAAHRAGVIHRDVKPGNLLVTETGQIKITDFGIARALEAAPLTATGLVLGTAQYVSPEQASGDTLTPASDVYSLGVVAYECLAGRPPFTAETPVALALRHLNDTPPPLPGNVPAPVAALVMSMLAKDPAARPETGRPLIDRVRGLRGAAAGTAASTAVLGSLTAPQGFPAAGGPTIGGGVGGVGVGGTATGGRRRRPAALILATAGCAAAVGIGVLAFTAAHIGDTPPGTGEATAPATSPSASPTPSEAPARESRTAAPPSHRPTARRTSADPTAVPSATVSRSAPSTRTPKPDPSPTSSSTSEPTSTPAKDATETPRPTEPPPDTNPPAEGE from the coding sequence GTGACCGAGACGGTGCTCGGCGGCCGGTACCGGCTGACCTCCCCCATCGCCGCGGGCGGGATGGGCGAGGTCTGGCGGGCCGACGACGAGTTGCTGGGCCGGGAGGTGGCGATCAAGCTGCTCGGCCGCCACGTGGCGGGCGACGCGACCTTCCGCGAACGGTTCCGCTCCGAGGCCCGGATCACCGCCGCCCTGACCGATCACGGCATCGCTCAGGTCTTCGACTACGGCGAGACCGACGACGTGGCCTACCTGGTGATGGAGCTGGTGAAGGGCGAGCCGCTGTCGGCGGTCCTCGCCCGCAGCGGCGCGCTCGGGACGGAGGTCATGCTCGACGTCGTGGAGCAGACGGCCGGGGGCCTGCACGCGGCCCACCGGGCCGGGGTGATCCACCGCGACGTCAAGCCCGGGAACCTGCTCGTCACCGAGACCGGCCAAATCAAGATCACTGACTTCGGCATCGCCCGCGCGCTGGAGGCCGCGCCGCTGACCGCGACCGGCCTCGTGCTCGGCACCGCCCAGTACGTGAGCCCGGAGCAGGCGTCCGGCGACACCCTCACCCCCGCGAGCGACGTCTACTCCCTCGGCGTGGTGGCGTACGAGTGCCTGGCGGGCCGTCCGCCGTTCACGGCGGAGACCCCGGTGGCGCTCGCGCTGCGCCACCTCAACGACACGCCCCCTCCGCTGCCCGGCAACGTGCCCGCGCCGGTGGCGGCCCTGGTGATGTCCATGCTGGCCAAGGATCCGGCCGCGCGGCCGGAGACCGGCCGGCCGCTGATCGACCGGGTGCGCGGCCTGCGTGGAGCCGCCGCGGGCACGGCCGCCTCGACGGCGGTGCTCGGCTCGCTCACCGCTCCCCAGGGGTTCCCCGCCGCCGGAGGCCCCACCATCGGAGGCGGCGTAGGCGGCGTCGGCGTAGGCGGGACCGCGACGGGCGGGCGCAGGCGACGGCCGGCGGCCCTGATCCTCGCCACGGCCGGCTGCGCCGCCGCGGTCGGCATCGGGGTGCTGGCGTTCACCGCCGCGCACATCGGCGACACACCGCCCGGCACGGGGGAGGCCACCGCGCCCGCGACCTCGCCGTCCGCCTCGCCGACGCCGTCCGAGGCGCCGGCCCGGGAGTCCAGGACGGCGGCGCCGCCGTCGCACCGGCCCACGGCCCGCAGGACGTCGGCGGACCCGACCGCCGTTCCGTCGGCTACCGTAAGCAGGTCGGCACCATCCACCCGGACGCCCAAACCGGACCCGTCCCCGACCTCTTCCTCGACCTCGGAACCGACGTCCACCCCGGCCAAGGACGCCACCGAGACTCCGCGCCCCACGGAACCCCCGCCCGACACGAACCCTCCGGCTGAGGGGGAGTGA
- a CDS encoding FHA domain-containing protein FhaB/FipA codes for MSELTLLLIRLAFLAVLWFFVIAAVGVMRTDLFGSRAAPAPQRKPAKQPRPVSKPKKGEPRQLIVTGGPLQGTIINLTETPITIGRANDATLVLSDDYASSRHARLFPQDGQWIVEDLGSTNGTYLERSKVTRPTPVPLGVPIRIGKTVIELRK; via the coding sequence ATGTCCGAGCTAACGCTGCTGCTGATCCGGCTCGCCTTCCTGGCGGTGCTGTGGTTCTTCGTGATCGCCGCGGTCGGCGTCATGCGGACAGACCTGTTCGGTTCGCGCGCGGCTCCCGCACCGCAACGGAAACCGGCCAAGCAACCACGACCGGTGTCCAAGCCCAAGAAGGGCGAACCACGTCAGCTCATCGTCACCGGTGGCCCCCTGCAAGGGACCATCATCAACCTCACGGAGACGCCAATCACCATCGGCCGGGCGAACGACGCCACGCTGGTACTCAGCGACGACTACGCTTCGAGTCGGCACGCCCGGCTCTTTCCGCAGGACGGCCAGTGGATCGTGGAAGACCTCGGTTCCACCAACGGCACGTACCTCGAACGTTCGAAAGTCACCCGCCCGACGCCGGTGCCCCTCGGAGTTCCGATCCGCATCGGCAAGACCGTCATCGAATTGCGCAAATGA
- a CDS encoding FtsW/RodA/SpoVE family cell cycle protein, producing the protein MTAKRRGAQLGMLAFAVLIVMGAYAGVGLGINGKVPSGMLGYGLGLGGLMLAAYLVLAKFAPWADPLLLPLVTLVNGIGLVMIYRIEQTGIDGASATNQLMWTALGVVMFSATLIVLRDHRALQRFTYTAGFAGIVLLILPVLPVIGTEHYGARIWMNLGPFSLQPGEFAKLALVVFFAGYLVAKRDVLALAGRRLLFIDLPRARDLGPVLITWGVSIAVLVAEKDLGTSLLLFGTFIAMLYIATQRTSWVLIGLLLFVGGAVLAGQVFSHVEARFEGWLDAESNDLYYRSPGGSYQLMQGLFAIGSGGVLGTGLGQGYPREIPFSFSDFIFDAVGEELGLTGLMAVLMVYALIVQRGLRTSLAARDPFTKLLAGGLSFLLAWQVFIIVGGVTRLIPLTGLVTPFMSAGGSALLANWILIALLVRMSDAARRPPPQAIQDEGMTQVMQR; encoded by the coding sequence ATGACCGCGAAGCGGCGCGGCGCCCAGTTGGGCATGCTCGCCTTCGCCGTACTGATCGTGATGGGCGCGTACGCCGGCGTCGGGCTCGGGATCAACGGCAAGGTCCCGTCCGGCATGCTCGGCTACGGCCTCGGCCTCGGCGGTCTGATGCTCGCGGCCTACCTCGTGCTGGCGAAGTTCGCGCCGTGGGCCGATCCCCTGCTGCTTCCCCTCGTGACGCTGGTCAACGGCATCGGCCTGGTGATGATCTACCGGATCGAGCAGACCGGTATCGACGGCGCCTCGGCCACCAACCAGCTCATGTGGACGGCGCTCGGTGTGGTGATGTTCTCCGCGACACTGATCGTGTTGAGGGACCACCGCGCCTTGCAGCGCTTCACCTACACCGCCGGCTTCGCCGGCATCGTGCTGCTCATCCTGCCCGTGCTCCCGGTGATCGGCACCGAGCACTACGGGGCCCGGATCTGGATGAACCTCGGGCCGTTCTCCCTGCAGCCGGGCGAGTTCGCCAAGCTGGCCCTGGTCGTCTTCTTCGCCGGCTATCTCGTCGCCAAGCGCGACGTGCTGGCCCTGGCCGGCCGCCGGCTGCTGTTCATCGACCTGCCCCGCGCCCGCGACCTCGGCCCGGTGCTGATCACCTGGGGCGTCAGCATCGCGGTCCTGGTCGCCGAGAAGGACCTCGGCACCTCGCTGCTGCTGTTCGGCACGTTCATCGCGATGCTCTACATCGCCACCCAGCGCACCTCATGGGTGCTCATCGGCCTGCTGCTGTTCGTGGGCGGCGCCGTTCTGGCCGGGCAGGTCTTCAGCCATGTCGAGGCCCGTTTCGAGGGCTGGCTGGACGCCGAGTCCAACGACCTCTACTACCGCTCGCCGGGCGGCAGCTACCAGCTCATGCAGGGGCTGTTCGCGATCGGGTCCGGCGGCGTCCTCGGCACCGGCCTCGGCCAGGGCTACCCGAGGGAGATCCCCTTCTCCTTCTCGGACTTCATCTTCGACGCCGTGGGCGAGGAGCTGGGCCTCACCGGCCTGATGGCCGTCCTCATGGTGTACGCGCTGATCGTCCAGCGTGGGCTGCGCACCTCGCTCGCGGCCCGCGACCCGTTCACCAAGCTGCTCGCGGGCGGGCTGTCGTTCCTCCTCGCCTGGCAGGTGTTCATCATCGTCGGCGGGGTGACCCGGCTGATCCCGCTGACCGGTCTCGTGACGCCGTTCATGTCCGCGGGAGGCTCGGCCCTGCTCGCCAACTGGATTCTCATCGCCCTGCTCGTACGCATGTCAGACGCGGCCCGCCGGCCGCCGCCACAGGCGATCCAGGACGAGGGGATGACCCAGGTGATGCAGCGATGA
- a CDS encoding Stp1/IreP family PP2C-type Ser/Thr phosphatase has protein sequence MTIALRYAARSDVGLLREGNEDSAYASGRLLAVADGMGGHAHGEVASSVAIAAMSSLDRDAAIGGDLLGAIEAAVRDANHQLHAMVARDPSLKGMGTTLTAMLWNGPHFALVHVGDSRAYLLRNGELYQITHDHTLVQSLVDDGRITQEEAANHPQRSILLRALDGSGEVDPDLQDREAQVGDRYLLCSDGLSTVVSAETLHLTLTTVDDPEDVVRQLIDLANRGGGPDNITCVVADVIEVDDVQPPALAAAVVGAAGSGRGRSPAPPDTPAGRAATVTAPQPVITDDDLGDEPVREIQSSGRRARKRRSGPKVAAGVLVVAVALGLGGYFGYEWTQSQFYIGASGDRLVVFQGVDAEVGPVSLKKVAYTDDIHVSALPAVQQDQVRTGIPVDDLQAGITRIKNFGASATSTTDTGATPTPTRSAK, from the coding sequence ATGACCATCGCACTCCGCTACGCCGCTCGCTCGGACGTCGGGCTCCTCCGTGAAGGCAACGAGGACTCGGCGTACGCCAGCGGCCGCCTGCTGGCCGTCGCCGACGGCATGGGCGGGCATGCCCACGGCGAGGTGGCCAGCTCGGTCGCCATCGCCGCAATGTCGTCCCTCGACCGGGACGCCGCCATCGGCGGTGACCTGCTCGGCGCCATCGAGGCCGCGGTCCGGGACGCCAACCACCAGCTGCACGCGATGGTGGCCCGGGACCCGAGCCTCAAGGGCATGGGCACCACCCTCACCGCGATGCTCTGGAACGGCCCGCACTTCGCCCTGGTCCATGTGGGCGACTCCCGGGCCTACCTGCTCAGAAACGGCGAGCTGTACCAGATCACGCATGACCACACGCTGGTGCAGTCGCTGGTGGACGACGGGCGGATCACCCAGGAGGAGGCCGCCAACCATCCCCAGCGCTCGATCCTGCTGCGGGCGCTCGACGGCAGCGGCGAGGTCGATCCAGACCTGCAGGACCGGGAGGCCCAGGTGGGCGACCGGTACCTGCTGTGCTCGGACGGCCTGTCCACCGTCGTCAGCGCCGAGACCCTGCATCTCACCCTGACCACCGTCGACGATCCCGAGGACGTCGTCCGGCAGCTCATCGACCTCGCCAACCGGGGCGGCGGGCCGGACAACATCACCTGCGTGGTCGCCGATGTGATCGAGGTGGACGACGTGCAGCCGCCGGCCCTGGCCGCGGCGGTCGTCGGCGCGGCCGGCTCCGGCCGGGGGCGTTCCCCCGCGCCGCCCGACACGCCGGCCGGCCGGGCCGCCACGGTCACCGCGCCGCAGCCCGTGATCACCGACGACGACCTCGGCGACGAGCCCGTACGGGAGATCCAGTCGTCGGGGCGGCGGGCCCGCAAACGCCGCTCGGGCCCGAAGGTCGCCGCCGGCGTGCTGGTCGTCGCCGTCGCGCTCGGGCTCGGCGGTTACTTCGGCTACGAGTGGACCCAGAGCCAGTTCTACATAGGCGCCAGCGGGGACAGGCTCGTCGTCTTCCAGGGCGTCGACGCGGAGGTCGGGCCGGTGTCCCTCAAAAAGGTCGCCTACACCGACGACATCCACGTCTCGGCGCTGCCCGCGGTCCAGCAGGACCAGGTCCGCACCGGCATCCCGGTCGACGACCTTCAGGCCGGGATAACCAGGATCAAGAACTTCGGCGCCTCGGCGACGTCCACGACGGACACCGGGGCGACACCGACCCCCACGAGGTCCGCTAAGTGA
- a CDS encoding hemolysin family protein, translated as MSALTGVLLGIFLLAANGVFVAAEFALVSARRHRLEEIAAGGGRLAKITARAAVRGGRELSLMLAGAQLGITLSSLGLGMVAEPSIEHLLEPVLALLPESLRTPAAYVVALALVTFLHMVVGEMAPKSLALTHPERAAMGLALPFRGFAWIVRPVLATLNGLTNGILRLLGVHARDELATTRTPGQLAMLVAESGRMGMLDRDEHDLLTRALRVHSQPVERLMVPVGEAPSVPAGADALLVRRTAARVESLRMLVVTPDDVVGVCHVRDAIVRPDHRAGELATPVPRMAKGTTISDAVTLLQEAHAQLGLVTDAGGTPVGVIDLTTLLGELLVA; from the coding sequence ATGAGCGCGCTGACCGGAGTCCTGCTCGGAATCTTCCTGCTCGCCGCCAACGGCGTCTTCGTGGCGGCCGAGTTCGCCCTGGTGTCCGCCCGCAGGCACCGCCTGGAGGAGATCGCCGCGGGCGGCGGCCGGCTGGCCAAGATCACGGCTCGGGCGGCGGTGCGCGGCGGGCGCGAGCTGTCGCTCATGCTCGCCGGGGCGCAGCTCGGCATCACGCTGAGCTCCCTGGGCCTCGGCATGGTCGCGGAGCCCTCCATCGAGCATCTGCTGGAGCCGGTCCTCGCGCTGCTGCCGGAGTCGCTGCGCACCCCGGCAGCGTACGTCGTGGCGCTCGCCCTGGTGACGTTCCTGCACATGGTCGTGGGCGAGATGGCGCCAAAGTCGCTCGCGCTCACCCACCCCGAGCGCGCCGCGATGGGGCTGGCGCTGCCGTTCCGCGGCTTCGCCTGGATCGTCCGCCCGGTCCTGGCCACCCTGAACGGGCTGACCAACGGCATCCTGCGGCTGCTCGGCGTGCACGCGCGCGACGAGCTCGCCACCACCCGCACGCCCGGCCAGCTCGCCATGCTGGTCGCCGAGTCGGGCCGGATGGGCATGCTCGACCGCGACGAACACGACCTGCTCACCCGCGCTCTGCGGGTCCACTCCCAGCCGGTGGAGCGCCTCATGGTGCCCGTGGGCGAGGCGCCGTCGGTGCCCGCCGGTGCGGACGCCCTGCTCGTACGGCGGACGGCGGCGCGCGTCGAAAGCCTGCGCATGCTGGTGGTCACCCCCGACGACGTGGTCGGGGTGTGCCACGTGCGCGACGCGATCGTGCGGCCCGACCACCGGGCCGGCGAACTGGCGACGCCGGTCCCCCGCATGGCGAAGGGCACCACGATCTCCGACGCCGTGACCCTGCTCCAGGAGGCCCACGCCCAGCTCGGGCTGGTCACGGACGCGGGCGGCACGCCCGTCGGTGTGATCGATCTCACCACCCTGCTGGGCGAACTGCTGGTGGCCTGA
- a CDS encoding peptidoglycan D,D-transpeptidase FtsI family protein encodes MNSTLKRVAVACLIMFGLLMANVTYLGTVKAEGLRNDSRNVRMLYSRYKIDRGWITADNTKTTLAKTVDTGDPKFRFEREYPLGKPFTHVVGWFAPESAAGIESAMNRYLDGSHPDLVVRRAIDMVSGKPPKGASVDLTLDTKAQEIAYKDLASTGKRGAVVAIEPKTGKILTMVSVPSYDPNPLARANKSDVNKAYNKLDKDGDKPLLNRAIDLTYAPGSTFKTVTSAAYLSDDSSRDENTQVDAPDSLPLPGTSISLPNYHGESCGGRATLVQALTISCNTPFAKMGMELGWDKLKEQAGKFGVGQPLAIPLSVAGSSIGKEEGKAELAKTAIGQQSNQMTPLQMAMVAAGIANQGTVMKPYLVNKVLGPDGAEIDGTDPESLSEAVTPEVAGELTKMMISVVEHGTGGAARLPGMTVAGKTGTAETSPGKPSHAWFIAFAPVDDPRVAVAVFVESGSAGNDATGGAVAAPIAHDVMQAVLGR; translated from the coding sequence ATGAACAGCACGCTCAAGCGCGTCGCCGTGGCCTGCCTGATCATGTTCGGCCTGCTCATGGCCAACGTGACCTATCTGGGCACGGTGAAGGCGGAAGGCCTGCGGAACGACTCGCGCAACGTCCGGATGCTGTACTCCAGATACAAGATCGACCGGGGCTGGATCACCGCCGACAACACGAAGACCACCCTGGCCAAGACCGTCGACACCGGTGACCCGAAGTTCCGGTTCGAGCGGGAGTATCCGCTGGGCAAGCCGTTCACCCACGTGGTCGGCTGGTTCGCGCCGGAGAGCGCCGCGGGCATCGAGAGCGCGATGAACCGCTACCTCGACGGCTCGCACCCCGACCTGGTGGTCCGCCGGGCCATCGACATGGTCAGCGGCAAGCCCCCCAAGGGCGCGAGCGTCGACCTCACGCTGGACACCAAGGCCCAGGAGATCGCGTACAAGGATCTGGCGAGCACCGGCAAGCGCGGCGCGGTCGTGGCGATCGAGCCCAAGACCGGAAAGATCCTGACGATGGTGTCGGTGCCGTCGTACGACCCGAACCCGCTGGCGAGGGCGAACAAGTCAGACGTCAACAAGGCGTACAACAAGCTCGACAAGGACGGCGACAAGCCGCTGCTGAACCGGGCGATCGACCTGACGTACGCCCCCGGGTCCACGTTCAAGACGGTGACCTCGGCGGCCTACCTCAGCGACGACTCCTCCCGCGACGAGAACACGCAGGTCGACGCGCCCGACTCGCTGCCGCTGCCGGGCACGAGCATCTCGCTGCCGAACTACCACGGGGAGTCCTGCGGCGGCCGGGCGACGCTGGTCCAGGCGCTGACCATCTCCTGCAACACGCCGTTCGCGAAGATGGGCATGGAGCTCGGCTGGGACAAGCTCAAGGAGCAGGCCGGGAAGTTCGGCGTCGGGCAGCCGCTGGCGATCCCGCTGTCGGTCGCGGGCAGCAGTATCGGCAAGGAAGAGGGCAAGGCCGAGCTCGCCAAGACCGCGATCGGCCAGCAGAGCAACCAGATGACCCCGCTGCAGATGGCGATGGTCGCCGCCGGCATCGCCAACCAGGGCACGGTGATGAAGCCGTACCTGGTCAACAAGGTCCTCGGGCCCGACGGCGCGGAGATCGACGGAACCGACCCGGAGTCGCTGAGCGAGGCCGTCACGCCCGAGGTCGCCGGCGAGCTGACCAAGATGATGATCAGCGTGGTCGAGCACGGCACGGGCGGCGCGGCCAGGCTCCCCGGCATGACCGTGGCGGGCAAGACGGGCACGGCGGAGACCTCGCCGGGCAAGCCGTCACACGCGTGGTTCATCGCCTTCGCCCCGGTCGACGACCCGCGGGTCGCCGTGGCGGTCTTCGTGGAGTCGGGCAGCGCGGGCAACGACGCCACGGGTGGCGCGGTGGCCGCGCCGATCGCGCACGACGTCATGCAGGCGGTGCTCGGACGGTGA